DNA sequence from the Actinacidiphila yeochonensis CN732 genome:
CGGCCGCTCGGACACCACGATCCTGCTGCACGTCTACCCCGACCACCGGCACGCCGTCGGCGTCTCCATCCCCCGCGACGCGCTCGTCGACATACCCCCCTGCCTGCTCCCCGACGGCACCTGGTCACCGGACCAGCCCTCCGCGATGTTCAACGCGGCCTTCTCGATGGGCGACACCGCCCAGGGCAACCCGGCCTGCACTCAGAACACGGTGGAGAAGCTGACGGGGATGCGCGTCGACCACACCGTCGTCGTCGACTTCGAGGGCTTCGCGGCGATGACCTCGGCCGTGCGCGGTGTCGACGTGTGCGTCCCCCAGGACGTCTACTCCGCCGACATGAACCCCGACCTCACCTACCGCGGCAAGCTCCTGCTGCGCCGCGGGCGCCACACGCTCTCCGGCCGCCAGGCGCTGGACTACGTCCGGATGCGGCACGGCCTCGGCGACGGCTCCGACGTCGGCCGGATGATGCGCCAGCAGGCGTTCCTCTCCGCGCTGATCGCCAAGATCAAGGGCGAGGGCATGAACCCGCGCACCCTCCTGCCGCTCGCCGACGCCGCCACCAGGTCGCTCACCGTGGACCCTGGACTGGGCAGCGCGGCGAAACTGGTGTCCTTCGGGCTGTCGCTGAAGCGCGTCGACCTGAAGGACATCGAGTTCATCACCGCGCCCTGGCAGTACGCCGGCTCGCGCATAGACCTGGTGCACCCGGCCGTGGACGAGCTCTTCGCCGACCTGGCCGCCAACCGGCCGCTCAAGGGCCTGGAGGCCACGGGCCACCGGGCCGCGCCGCACCCGGCCGCCTCCCCGATCGTGGACGGCTCCGGCATCGCGGTGGGCGTCTTCAACGGCACCACCACCGACGGCCTGGCCGGCGAGGCCGCGCGCCGGCTCACCGCCTCGGGCTTCACCGTCACCGGAACGGCCACCGCGCGCTCCCAGGACCACCCCACCACCCTGGTGGAGTACGGCTCCTCCGACGTGGCGCAGGCCCGCACCCTCGCCACCCTCTTCCCGGGGTCGCAGCTGGTCCCGCTGCCGGTGCGGGGCATCAACCTCGTCCTCGGCCAGGACTTCGCGAACGCGTCCTCGGGCTCGTCCGCCGGGCTGCCCAAGGCGGTCGCCGACGGCGCCCGCAGCGCCGCCACCGACGCGTGCGCGAGGCTCTCCTACGGCTGACCCGCGGGGCCGGCCGGGCGCACACCGCAACCCGCCCCGTGCCGCCCCCAGCGGCGCCGCCCCGCAGGGCGCCCCTCGCGCGGCCCTTCGTCCAGGTCGGGCGAGGGGCGCGACGCGGGCGCGTGGTCTGCCCCTGTGCCGCGCGTCCTACTCGGTGAGGCGGGCCTGCGCGGTGACGCGGTCGACGCGGCCGAACACCAGGCACTCGCCCGGCACCGCGTTGCGCGCCCCGAACTCCGGCCCGCGCTTCTCCCCCATGTAGCGGACGCCGAGCCGGGTAGCCCAGTTCTGGAGCGCGACCGGGTCCTCGACGAGCTCGGCGGTGCACTCCAGCAGGACGAACGAGTACGGCGGCTCCTGGTCGTCCACGCACAGCGCGAAGCGCGGGTCGCGGCTCAGCGCGCGGCCCTTGAGGGAGGAGAGCCCGGTGTTGAAGACGACCCGTGGCCCGGTGCCGCCCCCACCTCCGCCCCCGCCCCCGGCCTCGTCACCGTCGCCGTCGTCGATCAGGAACCAGACGGGGGTCACGTGCGGACGCCCGTCCTTGCGCGTCACCGCGATCTTTCCGGTACGGGTGCCGGCGTTCGCGAAAGCGCGCCACTCGGCCTCGGTCATGGTCGCCATGGCGGAAGGCTAGGGCGCACGGCTACCCGGACCCCGCCGCCCGGCGGCGACGGGCCGGCGGTTTCGCCCAGGTGGTCGGGGTGTCCCGGGCTTGGAGGAGTCCTTTGGAGTCCGTCTGAGTCCGTCTGGGTTCTTTGGAGTCAGCCCGTCTTCGCGGCGGCGCCGCGCACCTCCAGGCCGTCCAGGAGCTCGGCGGTGGCGGCGGCGACCGCTGCCACGGCCGCGTCGAACACCTCGCGGTTGTGGGCGGCGGGGGCGCGGAAGCCGGAGATCTTCCGCACGTACTGGAGCGCGGCGGCCTGGACGTCCTCGTCGTGGACCTCGGGCGTCATCGGGGGGCGGAGCGTCTTGATGCTTCGGCACATGCCTCCAGTGTCGCGCGGGACACGCGGGCCGTGCGGCGCTCTTGGCGCGAAGGGGCCGTGGTGCTTCAATGCTGTGTGGTGGTTAGGAAGCTTTCCTAACCAACGTGCTGGCGTCCGCTCACCACCGGATCACCCGACAGCACCCCGCCACGCACCCAGCCACCGACCCATGGCCGCGGCCCCGTACCCCGGGACCGGCCGGAAACGGAGACGCCCGTGCACACCTCCCCCCACCCCGCCGCCTCCGCCGCCGCGCGGACGACCCGGGTCCGCCGCAGGACCGCCCTCGGCCTGGCCGTCGCTGTGCTGGCCGGCGGCGCCTCCCTCGCGCTGGCCGGACCCTCCGGCGCCGCCACCGCCCCCGCCGGGCTGGACGACCCGCACAAGAAGGAGATGGCGATGGAGCTGGTCTCCTCCGCCGAGAACTCCACCCTCGACTGGACGTCGCAGTACAAGTACATCGAGGACATCGGCGACGGCCGCGGCTACACCGCCGGCATCATCGGGTTCTGCTCCGGCACCGGCGACATGCTCGAACTCGTCCAGCACTACACCGACATGGAGGCCGGCAACCCGCTGGCGAAGTACCTCCCGGCGCTGGAGAAGGTCAACGGCACCGACTCGCACTCCGGCCTCGGCTCGGCCTTCGTCAGCGCCTGGAAGACCGCGGCCAAGGACACCGTCTTCCAGCAGGCCCAGGACGACGAGCGCGACGACGTGTACTTCAACCCGGCCGTGGACCAGGCCAAGGCGGACGGCCTCGGCACCCTCGGCCAGTTCATCTACTACGACGCCATGGTCATGCACGGCCCGGGCGACGACGCGGTGAGCTTCGGCGGGATCCGCAAGACCGCGATGAAGAAGGCGAAGACGCCCGCGCAGGGCGGCGGCGAGACGGCCTACCTGAACGCCTACCTCGACGCGCGCAAGGCCGCGATGCTCACCGAGGCCGCACACGACGACACCAGCCGGGTGGACGACGAGCAGCGGGTCTTCCTCAACGCCGGCAACCTCAACCTGGACCCGCCGCTGCACTGGAAGACCTACGGCGACTCCTACGAGATCCTCACCCTGCCGTAGCGCCGGAAGCCGCCTCCCCGGGGGTGTGCGGGCGCCTGCGCACCCCCGGGCTCTTCCGAACTCCGTGTCCCCGCAAGGGAATCACCGTGTACTGGAGTGGACTCCACGGTGTTTGCTGCCGTCATGGAGTACACACAGCTCGGCCGGACCGGGCTCAGGGTCGGCCGTCTCGTCCTGGGCACGATGAACTTCGGCGGCGCGACGAGCGCCCAGGACAGCCGTGCCCTGATGGAGACCGCGCTCGGCGCGGGCGTCAACCTCTTCGACACCGCCGACATCTACGGCTCCGACGACCGCAAGGGCCTCACCGAGGAGATCCTCGGCGACTGGTTCGCCCAGGGCGGTGGCCGCCGGGACAGGGTGGTGCTGGCCACGAAGGTCTACGGCCACGCCGTCAACGACGGCCGCGAGTGGCACGATCCCGGCTGGCCCAACGACGACCGGCTGTCCGCCCGGCACATCCGGCAGGCCGCGGAGGCGAGCCTGCGGCGGCTGCGCACCGACCACATCGACGTCTACCAGTTCCACCACGTGGACCGGAACACGCCGTGGGAGGAGATCTGGCAGGCCGTCGACGTCCTGGTCCAGCAGGGCAAGATCCTCTACGCCGGCTCCAGCAACTTCGCCGGCTGGCACATCGCGCGGGCCAACGAGGCCGCCGCCCGGCGCGGTTCGCTCGGCCTGGTCAGCGAGCAGTGCCTCTACAACCTCTTCGAGCGGCGGGCCGAGGCCGACGTGATCCCGGCCGCGCAGGCGTACGGCCTCGGCGTCATCCCGTGGTCGCCGCTGCACCAGGGGCTGCTGGGCGGCGCGCTGCGCAAGGAGCGCGAGGGCGGCGGCCTGCGCACCTCCGGCGGCCGGGCCGGGCGCGGCCTGGCCGACCCGGCCGTACGGGCGCGGATCGAGGCGTACGAGAAGCTGTGCGCCGACCACGGGCTGGACCCGGCCGAGGTGGGCCTGGCGTGGCTGCTGACCCGGCCAGGCGTGACCGGCCCGATCGTCGGCCCGCGTACGGCGGGGCAGCTGGAGTCGGCGCTGCGGGCGGCGGAGCTGCGGCTCACGCCGGAGTTCCTGGCCGCGCTCGACGGGATCTTCCCCGGCCCGGGGCCTGCCCCGGAGTCGTTCGCCTGGTAGCGGCGCCGTGCGGACCGCCTCCGCCGGCCCGGCGGGGACGGGTGGGGGCTCCGAGGCGCCTCAACGGGCGCCCCGGAGCCCTCCGCCCCGTTCCGTCAGGGCCGGGTTCAGCTCGCCGTGGGGCTGGAGCTGGGGCGCTGCGGCAGCAGGACCTTGCAGGTCGCGTACGCCTTGGCGTACTTGGGGTCGGAGGTGTTGAACGCCCCGGGGCCGCTGCCACCGTGACCGCCGGCGCCGGGAGGGGCCGTCGCGGTGGGCACCGTGACGCCGTGGTCCTTGAGGCAGCTGGTGAACGCCTGGAAAGCGCTGCTGTTCATGCCGCCGCCCTGGCCGCCCGGGCCGCCGCGGCCGCTGAACGAGGGCCGCTTGGACGCGCACGCCTGCAGCGCCTGCTGGGTCTTGGGGTCGGCGGAGGCGCCGCCCATGCCGGGGAAGCCCCCGCCCCCGAAGCCGCCGCCGTAGCCCCCGCCGTAGCCGCCGCTGGGCCGGCCGCTCGGCGCCCCGCTCGGACGTCCGCTGGGCCGGGTGCCGCCCGAGGGGCGGTTGAACGTCGGCAGGTTCACGCCGTGCTGCGAGAGGCACTCCCGGTAGGCGTCCATCGCCTGCCCGTTCGCGCCCCCGCCGGCGGCCGCGCCGGAAGCGGAGGCACTGGCCGAAGTGGTGGAGCCGGCGGTGTCCTTGCCGCTGCTGGAGGAGCCCGAGCAGGCGGCCAGCGCCATCGCCCCGGCGGCGAACACGGCGACGCACGCTCCGGCGCGCACCGCGGCGCGCCCGGCGACGGGCCGGCGGGTGGTCGTGGTCATGTCCGGGTCTCCTCGCTTCCACAGGATCGGTCGGCCGGTTGTGCCGCCCGCGCGCACGCGCGGCGGAACGGTGCCCGCGGACGACCCCCGAACTGAACCGCACCGAGGTGGGGGATGCCGGGGACCTGCCTGTGAGTTCCCGGGGAACGTGTCGTCCCACCCGCCCCAGGAGTATCCACGGGTGGGGTGCTATGGGGGGTTTGGAGGCTTTCGCCGGTCGGGGTGGCGGCTCGGGACGGCCCGCCGCTCCCAGTCAACTCCCAGGTGGCTCCCAGTGCTTCAAAGGCGGGGCGGTCCAGGATGCGCGCCATGAAGGTGCTTCCACGGCGGCGCAGGGCCGTCCTGATCAACTCGGTGCTCGGCGTGGTGGTCCTGGCCGGCGCCGGCGGCGCCTGGGCGGCGGTGCACAACGGAGGCGGCAGTTCGGCCGCCTCCACCAGTGCCCGGACCGCGACCGTGACCAGCGGAACCGTGACGGCGACAGTCTCCGGCTCCGGCACGCTCTCCTCTCCCAGTGACGCCGGTGTGGACTTCACCACCGGCGGCACCCTCACCGAGGTCGACGTCAAACCCGGCGACAAGGTGAAGAAGGGCCAGGTCCTCGCGAAGGTCGACACCACCGCTTCCGACGAGACGCTCCAGCAGGACGAGGAGCAGCTGACGGCCGCGCAGGCCAGTCTGACGAAGGTCGAGGAGGGCGAGTCCACCTCGACCCAGTCCTCGGGTTCCAACGGTTCCAACGGCTCCAACGGAGGCGGTCAGGGCGCGGTCGTGACGCCCACCCCGACGCCGACCGTCGATCCCGCCCAGCTCGCCTCCGCGCAGGCCCAGGTGACGCAGGCGCAGAACGCCGTCGACAGCGCCCAGCGCGCGGTCGACGGCTGCGTGCTGAAGGCGCCGGCTGACGGCACGGTGGCGTCCGTTGCGGGCGCCAAGGGCGACACGGTCTCCGGCACCGGCGGCTCGTCCTCGGGCTCCGGCTCGGGCGGCTCGTCCGGCTCGTCCGGCTCGTCGTCCTCGTCGTCGTCCTCTTCTTCTTCGAGTTCGACGCCCAGCGGCTTCGTCGTCCTGACCAACCCGTCGGGCATGCAGGTCAAGGCGAACTTCTCCGAGGCCGACTCGCTGAAGATCAAGGCCGGCCAGGCCGCCACGGTCACGCTGAACGCCGAGTCCGGCACGGTCCTCCAGGCGAAGGTGCTCTCCATCAGCTCGCTGCCGGTGAGCAGCGGCTCCAGCGGTGGCGGCTCCAGCAGCAGCGCCGTGCAGTACGCGGCCGTCCTCGGCATCACCGACGACACCTCGAACCTGCGCACCGGCCTGAGCGCCAGCATCCAGGTGACCACCGGTGAGGCGCAGAACGCGCTGAGCGTGCCGACGGCCGCGGTCTCCGGCACCGGCTCCAACCGCACGGTGCTGGTCGTCAACGCCGACGGCTCGACCACCCGTACGGCGGTCACCGTCGGCGTCGAGGGCGACAGCACCGACCAGATCACCAGCGGTCTGAAGGCCGGCCAGCAGGTGCAGATCCCGCAGGTGGCGTCCTCCAGCAACGGCGGCTTCCCGAGCGGCGCGTTCCCCGGCGGGTTCGGGGCGGGCGGCGCGAGCCGCTTCGGCGGCGCCGGTGCCGGCGGCTTCGGCGGCGGCCGCGGGGGTGCCCGCTGATGGGCCAGTCGCTGACCAGGCGGCTCGCCGGCCGGCTGGGCGCGTCCCGGCCGGGCTCCGGCACCGCCCCCGGCGGCCGCCCGGCGGGTGCGGGCGGCCCGGACGGCGACGGGCCCTGGGGCCCGGCCCCGGTCATCGAGGTGCGCAGCCTGCGCAAGACCTACGGCCAGGGCGACGCGGTCGTGCGCGCCCTGGGCGGCCCGGTCGCGGCACCCGGCGCCCCGGACGGCGTCGACCTGGTCGTCGAGCAGGGCGACTTCGTCGCGGTGATGGGCAGTTCGGGCTCCGGCAAGTCCACCCTGATGAACATCCTCGGCTGCCTGGACGTGCCCACCTCCGGCCGCTACCTGCTGGACGGCATCGACGTCGGCGGCCTGGACGAGCACCAGCTCTCCCTGGTCCGCAACCGCAAGATCGGCTTCGTCTTCCAGTCGTTCAACCTGGTGCCGCGCACCCCCGCGCTCGCCCAGGTCGAACTGCCGCTGGCCTACGCCGGGGTGC
Encoded proteins:
- a CDS encoding LCP family protein, which translates into the protein MGVRGHRRKRGRREWIIGAAAALVLLVVGGAGAVYLKLDANISTFDSAGLSKDRPGAGTADADGHRAVNVLLIGSDSRAGSNASLGGRGTSGVIGRSDTTILLHVYPDHRHAVGVSIPRDALVDIPPCLLPDGTWSPDQPSAMFNAAFSMGDTAQGNPACTQNTVEKLTGMRVDHTVVVDFEGFAAMTSAVRGVDVCVPQDVYSADMNPDLTYRGKLLLRRGRHTLSGRQALDYVRMRHGLGDGSDVGRMMRQQAFLSALIAKIKGEGMNPRTLLPLADAATRSLTVDPGLGSAAKLVSFGLSLKRVDLKDIEFITAPWQYAGSRIDLVHPAVDELFADLAANRPLKGLEATGHRAAPHPAASPIVDGSGIAVGVFNGTTTDGLAGEAARRLTASGFTVTGTATARSQDHPTTLVEYGSSDVAQARTLATLFPGSQLVPLPVRGINLVLGQDFANASSGSSAGLPKAVADGARSAATDACARLSYG
- a CDS encoding PPOX class F420-dependent oxidoreductase, which produces MTEAEWRAFANAGTRTGKIAVTRKDGRPHVTPVWFLIDDGDGDEAGGGGGGGGGTGPRVVFNTGLSSLKGRALSRDPRFALCVDDQEPPYSFVLLECTAELVEDPVALQNWATRLGVRYMGEKRGPEFGARNAVPGECLVFGRVDRVTAQARLTE
- a CDS encoding DUF2277 domain-containing protein, with translation MCRSIKTLRPPMTPEVHDEDVQAAALQYVRKISGFRAPAAHNREVFDAAVAAVAAATAELLDGLEVRGAAAKTG
- a CDS encoding chitosanase, with product MHTSPHPAASAAARTTRVRRRTALGLAVAVLAGGASLALAGPSGAATAPAGLDDPHKKEMAMELVSSAENSTLDWTSQYKYIEDIGDGRGYTAGIIGFCSGTGDMLELVQHYTDMEAGNPLAKYLPALEKVNGTDSHSGLGSAFVSAWKTAAKDTVFQQAQDDERDDVYFNPAVDQAKADGLGTLGQFIYYDAMVMHGPGDDAVSFGGIRKTAMKKAKTPAQGGGETAYLNAYLDARKAAMLTEAAHDDTSRVDDEQRVFLNAGNLNLDPPLHWKTYGDSYEILTLP
- a CDS encoding aldo/keto reductase is translated as MEYTQLGRTGLRVGRLVLGTMNFGGATSAQDSRALMETALGAGVNLFDTADIYGSDDRKGLTEEILGDWFAQGGGRRDRVVLATKVYGHAVNDGREWHDPGWPNDDRLSARHIRQAAEASLRRLRTDHIDVYQFHHVDRNTPWEEIWQAVDVLVQQGKILYAGSSNFAGWHIARANEAAARRGSLGLVSEQCLYNLFERRAEADVIPAAQAYGLGVIPWSPLHQGLLGGALRKEREGGGLRTSGGRAGRGLADPAVRARIEAYEKLCADHGLDPAEVGLAWLLTRPGVTGPIVGPRTAGQLESALRAAELRLTPEFLAALDGIFPGPGPAPESFAW
- a CDS encoding efflux RND transporter periplasmic adaptor subunit, which produces MKVLPRRRRAVLINSVLGVVVLAGAGGAWAAVHNGGGSSAASTSARTATVTSGTVTATVSGSGTLSSPSDAGVDFTTGGTLTEVDVKPGDKVKKGQVLAKVDTTASDETLQQDEEQLTAAQASLTKVEEGESTSTQSSGSNGSNGSNGGGQGAVVTPTPTPTVDPAQLASAQAQVTQAQNAVDSAQRAVDGCVLKAPADGTVASVAGAKGDTVSGTGGSSSGSGSGGSSGSSGSSSSSSSSSSSSSTPSGFVVLTNPSGMQVKANFSEADSLKIKAGQAATVTLNAESGTVLQAKVLSISSLPVSSGSSGGGSSSSAVQYAAVLGITDDTSNLRTGLSASIQVTTGEAQNALSVPTAAVSGTGSNRTVLVVNADGSTTRTAVTVGVEGDSTDQITSGLKAGQQVQIPQVASSSNGGFPSGAFPGGFGAGGASRFGGAGAGGFGGGRGGAR